In Onthophagus taurus isolate NC chromosome 6, IU_Otau_3.0, whole genome shotgun sequence, a genomic segment contains:
- the LOC111423849 gene encoding large ribosomal subunit protein uL10m, whose protein sequence is MLSIIRTEILRPTNALNQIKRFRGKINIQRPKPPHFEKAKMIALTQQYFKKKERKPLYESCEKDVKYSNKDTEEENPYQRILANELLGNFNGAKMIIFFHKNPISGDDEVMARVLFKKQDMLLKGCGKKTLEMAVKGTKFENILDFYVSHNMILFSPQVEIKKVLNINKKYPALILLAAIVEGKFLNRDDLMKYAAIPNLITAQSEFVQTLNNVGGHLASQLNARSNIMVSQLQERIKQLEEEKK, encoded by the exons atgttatcaattatACGGACAG aaattttacgCCCAACAAACgctttaaatcaaataaaacgatttagAGGTAAAATAAACATTCAAAGACCGAAACCTCCTCATTTTGAAAAAGCTAAAATGATAGCTTTAACACagcaatattttaaaaagaaagaacgaAAACCTTTATATGAATCATGTGAAAAAGATGTGAAATACTCTAATAAAGACACCGAGGAAGAAAACCCCTACCAAAGGATTTTAGCTAATGAATTATTGGGGAACTTTAATGGAGCAAAaatgattatattttttcataaaaacccTATCAGTGGAGACGATGAGGTTATGGCAAGAGTATTGTTTAAAAAGCAGGATATGTTACTAAAAGGATGTGGGAAAAAAACCTTAGAAATGGCAGTGAAAGGAACTAAATTCGAGAATATCTTGGATTTTTATGTGTCACATAacatgattttattttctcctcaagtagaaattaaaaaagtgttaaatattaataaaaaataccccgctttaattttattagctGCGATTGTTGAAGGAAAATTTCTAAACAGGGatgatttaatgaaatatGCAGCAATCCCTAATTTAATTACAGCCCAATCTGAATTTgtacaaactttaaataacGTTGGTGGTCATTTAGCTTCACAATTAAACGCTCGATCAAATATCATGGTTTCACAACTTCAAGAAAGGATTAAGCAGTTAGAGGAAgagaaaaaataa